The proteins below come from a single Parageobacillus toebii NBRC 107807 genomic window:
- the pyrF gene encoding orotidine-5'-phosphate decarboxylase, whose translation MNDPFIVALDFSSGKEVRTFLQPFSHTSLFVKVGMELYYQEGPAIIHSLKEQGHRIFLDLKLHDIPNTVKRAMQGLARLEVDLVNVHAAGGTRMMEAALEGLEAGTPNGARRPYCIAVTQLTSTSEQMLHNELWIGRTMEETVLHYAALAKQSGLDGVVCSAKEVPLIRKHCGEAFLTVTPGIRFADDEKNDQVRVVTPYEAKKLGASFIVIGRSITRAENPIAAYERLQQEWKGEEKK comes from the coding sequence GTGAACGATCCGTTTATTGTGGCGCTTGATTTTTCGTCGGGCAAGGAAGTACGAACATTTTTACAGCCATTTTCTCATACATCGCTATTTGTCAAAGTGGGCATGGAATTATACTATCAAGAAGGTCCCGCGATCATTCATAGCTTAAAAGAACAAGGACACCGGATTTTCCTTGATTTAAAGCTGCATGATATTCCGAATACGGTCAAACGCGCCATGCAGGGATTGGCCCGTTTAGAGGTCGATTTAGTCAACGTCCATGCCGCCGGTGGAACGCGGATGATGGAAGCGGCGCTCGAAGGATTAGAAGCGGGAACGCCAAACGGAGCGCGCCGTCCATATTGCATCGCCGTCACGCAGCTGACAAGCACAAGCGAGCAAATGCTGCATAACGAACTTTGGATCGGCCGGACAATGGAAGAAACGGTGCTTCATTACGCGGCACTGGCGAAACAAAGCGGGCTTGACGGGGTCGTCTGCTCGGCAAAAGAAGTGCCGCTTATCCGCAAACATTGCGGAGAAGCCTTTTTGACCGTTACCCCAGGCATTCGCTTTGCCGATGATGAAAAAAACGATCAAGTCCGCGTCGTCACCCCATATGAAGCAAAAAAACTCGGCGCAAGCTTTATTGTCATCGGTAGAAGCATTACCCGCGCAGAAAATCCAATTGCGGCTTATGAGCGTTTGCAACAGGAATGGAAGGGAGAAGAGAAGAAATGA
- the pyrE gene encoding orotate phosphoribosyltransferase, with the protein MKKEIAAHLLEIGAVSLEPQEPFTWSSGLKSPIYCDNRLTLAYPNVRNAIADGLTKLIRAHFSNVEAIAGTATAGIPHAAWVSERLNLPMCYVRSQAKGHGKGKQIEGKVDKGQKVVVVEDLISTGGSSLNAVRALREAGCQVLGIVAIFTYGLEKAKQAFVENNVEVYTLTDYDTLIETAVELGVVTEQDLTALRKWRENPEEWGK; encoded by the coding sequence ATGAAAAAAGAAATCGCTGCACATTTGCTTGAAATCGGTGCGGTATCGCTAGAGCCGCAAGAACCGTTTACCTGGTCGTCCGGATTAAAATCGCCGATTTATTGCGATAACCGTCTTACACTTGCGTATCCGAACGTACGAAACGCGATCGCCGATGGGCTCACTAAGCTGATCCGCGCACATTTTTCCAACGTCGAAGCAATCGCCGGAACGGCCACAGCCGGCATTCCACATGCGGCATGGGTGAGCGAACGTCTGAACTTACCGATGTGCTACGTGCGCAGCCAAGCAAAAGGCCACGGAAAAGGAAAGCAGATTGAAGGAAAAGTCGACAAAGGACAAAAGGTCGTTGTCGTTGAGGACTTAATTTCTACAGGCGGAAGCTCTTTGAATGCCGTCCGCGCATTGCGGGAAGCAGGCTGTCAAGTACTTGGTATCGTCGCCATTTTTACGTACGGACTCGAAAAAGCAAAACAAGCATTTGTGGAAAATAACGTAGAAGTGTATACACTGACAGATTACGACACACTTATTGAAACCGCAGTCGAACTGGGCGTCGTGACAGAACAAGACCTCACCGCTTTAAGAAAATGGCGGGAAAACCCGGAAGAGTGGGGAAAATAA
- a CDS encoding Uma2 family endonuclease, which translates to MSLPRFSNVSYEEYLALREKSEDRLEYIDGVVYMTPSPSIKHQLVSSNIHTQFGIYLKGEKCKVFAAPTDIELVSEKFPDRKVVIPDLSIICDEKGFTETKYIGVPTLIVEILSPSNQAHDLVTKFNLYMAYGVKEYWIVNPMKDAITVYTLNEEGLYEQADIKAGTGVVQSVCFLGLALNLEEIFT; encoded by the coding sequence ATGTCCTTACCGCGATTTTCCAACGTTTCGTATGAAGAATATTTAGCGCTGCGGGAGAAAAGCGAAGACCGCTTGGAATATATTGACGGCGTCGTGTATATGACTCCTTCCCCAAGCATTAAACATCAGCTTGTTTCGAGCAATATTCATACGCAGTTCGGAATTTATTTGAAAGGGGAAAAGTGCAAAGTATTTGCCGCGCCGACAGACATCGAGTTAGTTAGCGAGAAGTTTCCTGATCGAAAAGTGGTCATTCCCGACCTTAGCATTATTTGTGATGAAAAAGGGTTTACCGAGACGAAATATATCGGTGTTCCTACACTGATTGTGGAAATATTAAGCCCTTCCAATCAGGCGCATGATTTAGTGACAAAGTTTAACTTATATATGGCCTACGGTGTGAAAGAATATTGGATTGTGAATCCGATGAAGGACGCGATTACGGTTTATACGTTAAATGAGGAAGGATTATATGAACAAGCCGATATCAAAGCAGGGACGGGCGTTGTCCAATCGGTTTGTTTTCTGGGATTGGCATTAAATCTCGAAGAAATATTCACATAA